The proteins below are encoded in one region of Rhododendron vialii isolate Sample 1 chromosome 7a, ASM3025357v1:
- the LOC131334399 gene encoding GDSL esterase/lipase At5g41890: MPKFKAMQSTLKITLFFFFMVSLLLHVSPCLSFTSFVFGDSLVDAGNNDYLFTLSKADSPPYGIDFTPSGGRPTGRFTNGRTISDILGQALGAKTFPPPYLSPGSASNAITVGINYASGASGILDETGTVFIGRIPLGAQIDYFQKSRSYMVSAMGENGTREFLREAILSITIGSNDVLNYFQPSVPFLGEENKVSATAFQDLMVSNFTLQLKRLYGLGARKFVVVGVGPLGCIPFVRALFLVPGGKCSAEVNTFVQGYNNKLRAALDRLNREMGPEAIFVHANSYDVFSRILRNYAQFGFENAEDPCCGGYFPPFVCFQGSDANTSSSLCEDRSKYLFWDAYHPTEAANIIVSENLLNGGQSVSSPINIRELYRSSPS, from the exons ATGCCCAAATTCAAGGCAATGCAGAGTACTCTAAAAATTActctgtttttcttcttcatgGTTTCGTTGTTGTTGCATGTTTCGCCATGTCTTTCTTTCACTTCGTTCGTGTTTGGAGACTCCTTGGTTGATGCTGGAAACAATGACTATCTTTTCACCCTCTCGAAGGCAGACTCCCCTCCTTACGGCATCGACTTTACGCCTTCTGGTGGGCGACCCACCGGTAGATTCACTAACGGTCGAACAATCTCTGACATTTTAG GTCAAGCTCTTGGGGCCAAGACATTTCCACCTCCTTATCTATCCCCTGGCTCTGCATCTAATGCAATTACGGTGGGAATAAATTATGCTTCTGGAGCTTCAGGAATCCTAGATGAAACAGGAACCGTATTT ATAGGCAGAATCCCACTTGGAGCGCAAATTGACTATTTCCAGAAGAGTAGAAGCTACATGGTGAGTGCAATGGGAGAAAATGGAACGAGGGAATTCCTAAGGGAAGCTATTTTGTCAATTACCATAGGATCTAATGATGTTTTGAACTATTTCCAACCCTCTGTTCCCTTTCTCGGGGAAGAAAACAAGGTTTCTGCTACCGCGTTCCAAGACTTGATGGTTTCCAACTTCACCCTACAACTTAAG CGACTTTATGGCTTGGGGGCTCGAAAATTCGTGGTGGTAGGGGTTGGACCCCTTGGGTGCATACCATTTGTCCGTGCCCTCTTTCTTGTGCCTGGCGGGAAATGTTCAGCTGAGGTCAACACCTTCGTTCAAGGTTACAACAATAAGCTAAGAGCAGCTCTTGACCGTTTAAATCGAGAAATGGGACCCGAAGCTATCTTCGTACACGCAAATTCCTACGATGTTTTCTCGAGGATATTACGAAATTATGCTCAGTTTG GATTTGAGAATGCTGAAGATCCGTGTTGCGGAGGATATTTTCCGCCGTTTGTTTGCTTTCAGGGAAGCGACGCAAACACAAGCTCTTCTCTCTGTGAAGATCGATCAAAGTACCTGTTTTGGGATGCATATCACCCCACAGAAGCTGCTAATATCATCGTTTCTGAAAATTTGCTGAATGGTGGTCAAAGCGTTAGCTCTCCGATCAACATTCGCGAGCTTTATCGCTCCAGTCCCTCGTGA